In a genomic window of Physeter macrocephalus isolate SW-GA chromosome 14, ASM283717v5, whole genome shotgun sequence:
- the PSMD11 gene encoding 26S proteasome non-ATPase regulatory subunit 11 — MAAAAVVEFQRAQSLLSTDREASIDILHSIVKRDIQENDEEAVQVKEQSILELGSLLAKTGQAAELGGLLKYVRPFLNSISKAKAARLVRSLLDLFLDMEAATGQEVELCLECIEWAKSEKRTFLRQALEARLVSLYFDTKRYQEALHLGSQLLRELKKMDDKALLVEVQLLESKTYHALSNLPKARAALTSARTTANAIYCPPKLQATLDMQSGIIHAAEEKDWKTAYSYFYEAFEGYDSIDSPKAITSLKYMLLCKIMLNTPEDVQALVSGKLALRYAGRQTEALKCVAQASKNRSLADFEKALTDYRAELRDDPIISTHLAKLYDNLLEQNLIRVIEPFSRVQIEHISSLIKLSKADVERKLSQMILDKKFHGILDQGEGVLIIFDEPPVDKTYEAALETIQNMSKVVDSLYNKAKKLT; from the exons ATGGCGGCTGCGGCTGTGGTGGAGTTCCAGAGAGCCCAGTCTCTACTCAGCACCGACCGGGAGGCCTCCATCGACATCCTCCACTCCATAG TGAAGCGTGACATTCAGGAGAATGATGAGGAGGCAGTGCAGGTCAAAGAGCAGAGCATCCTGGAACTGGGATCTCTCCTGGCGAAGACTGGACAAGCTGCAG AGCTTGGAGGACTGCTGAAGTATGTGCGACCCTTCTTGAATTCCATCAGCAAGGCTAAAGCAGCTCGTCTGGTCCGATCTCTTCTTGATCTGTTTCTTGATATGGAAGCAGCTACAGGACAGGAG GTCGAGTTGTGTTTAGAGTGCATCGAATGGGCCAAATCAGAGAAGAGAACTTTCTTACGCCAAGCTTTGGAG gCAAGACTGGTGTCTTTGTACTTTGATACCAAGAGGTACCAGGAAGCATTGCATTTGG gttcTCAGTTGCTGCGGGAGTTGAAAAAGATGGATGACAAAGCCCTTTTGGTGGAAGTACAGCTTTTAGAAAGCAAAACATACCATGCCCTGAGCAACCTGCCAAAAGCCCGAGCTGCCTTAACCTCTGCTCGAACCACAGCAAATGCCATTTACTGCCCCCCTAAATTGCAGGCCACCTTGGATATGCAGTCAG GTATTATCCATGCAGCAGAGGAGAAGGATTGGAAAACTGCATACTCATATTTCTATGAGGCATTTGAGGGTTATGACTCCATCGATAGCCCCAAGGCCATCACATCTCTGAAGTACATGTTGCTGTGCAAAATCATGCTCAACAC cccagAAGATGTCCAGGCCTTGGTGAGCGGGAAGCTTGCACTTCGGTATGCGGGGAGGCAG ACAGAAGCATTAAAATGTGTGGCTCAGGCTAGCAAGAACAGATCACTGGCAGATTTTGAAAAG GCTCTGACAGATTACCGGGCAGAGCTCCGGGATGACCCAATCATCAGCACACACTTGGCCAAGTTGTATGATAACTTGCTGGAACAGAATCTGATCCGAGTCATTGAGCCTTTTTCCCGAGTACAG ATCGAACACATATCTAGCCTCATCAAACTCTCCAAG GCCGACGTGGAAAGGAAATTATCACAGATGATTCTTGACAAGAAATTTCATG GGATCTTGGACCAGGGGGAGGGTGTCTTGATTATTTTTGATGAACCCCCAGTAGATAAAACTTATGAAGCTGCTCTGGAAACAATTCAGAACATGAGTAAAGTAGTGGATTCCCTCTACAACAAAGCCAAGAAACTGACATAG